The proteins below are encoded in one region of Shewanella algae:
- a CDS encoding class II D-tagatose-bisphosphate aldolase, non-catalytic subunit has protein sequence MSALKSIIEANKAGQQAGIYSVCSAQPLVLRAALRHAARQRAPLLIEATANQVNQHGGYTGMTPADFIAFVKSLAQSEGVAEAQLLFGGDHLGPVAWKHLTAEQAMAEAEAMVRAYVEAGFCKIHLDASMACHQEQTPLADEVIAARAARLCRAAEAAKAPGQQLCYVIGTEVPAPGGVSSLEEGLQVTPVAAMKHTISAHKQAFAAKGLGEEVWQRVIALVVQPGVEFGNAGVHQYDDTLTKEQSRFIREQPNLVFEAHSTDYQLPEHYAQLVAGHFAILKVGPQLTFALREGLFALDHIEALLVPAAKRSGLRALCEQKMLSEPKYWQSFYTDPALRDWQLGFSYSDRIRYYWPELSLTIDKLLANLANPIPEPLISQYLPLAYPAVVRGELPATAIELVLHHIGLVLNRYASACQPAAIEG, from the coding sequence ATGTCTGCACTCAAATCCATTATTGAGGCCAACAAGGCCGGGCAGCAGGCGGGGATTTATTCCGTCTGTTCGGCCCAGCCGCTGGTACTGCGCGCCGCTCTGCGTCATGCGGCGCGGCAACGGGCGCCCTTGCTGATTGAGGCTACGGCCAACCAGGTCAATCAGCACGGCGGCTACACCGGCATGACCCCCGCCGATTTTATCGCCTTTGTGAAGAGCCTGGCCCAAAGTGAAGGTGTTGCCGAAGCGCAGTTGCTGTTCGGCGGCGATCACCTGGGGCCGGTGGCCTGGAAACACCTGACTGCCGAGCAGGCGATGGCCGAGGCCGAAGCCATGGTGCGGGCCTATGTCGAGGCGGGATTTTGTAAAATTCATCTGGATGCCAGCATGGCTTGTCATCAGGAACAAACGCCCCTTGCCGATGAGGTGATTGCCGCGCGCGCCGCCAGACTGTGCCGCGCCGCAGAAGCGGCCAAGGCGCCGGGGCAACAGCTTTGTTATGTGATAGGCACTGAAGTACCCGCTCCCGGTGGTGTCAGTTCGCTGGAGGAGGGGCTGCAGGTCACCCCGGTCGCGGCGATGAAACACACCATTAGCGCCCACAAACAGGCCTTTGCCGCCAAAGGGCTTGGGGAGGAGGTTTGGCAGCGGGTGATTGCGCTGGTGGTGCAGCCGGGGGTGGAGTTCGGCAATGCCGGGGTACATCAGTATGATGATACGCTCACCAAGGAGCAGAGCCGCTTTATTCGCGAGCAGCCCAACCTGGTGTTTGAAGCCCACTCCACAGATTATCAACTGCCGGAGCATTACGCCCAGTTGGTGGCCGGCCATTTTGCCATTCTCAAGGTGGGGCCGCAGTTGACTTTTGCCCTGCGCGAGGGGCTGTTTGCCCTGGATCATATAGAGGCCTTGCTGGTGCCGGCGGCGAAACGCTCAGGGCTTAGAGCACTGTGTGAGCAGAAGATGCTGTCTGAGCCCAAATACTGGCAGTCGTTCTATACAGATCCTGCGCTGCGGGATTGGCAACTGGGATTTAGTTACAGTGACAGGATCCGCTACTATTGGCCCGAATTGTCACTGACCATAGACAAGCTTCTGGCCAATCTGGCAAACCCCATTCCCGAGCCTCTTATCAGCCAATATCTGCCGCTGGCCTATCCGGCCGTGGTCAGAGGCGAGCTGCCTGCCACGGCGATTGAGCTGGTACTCCATCATATCGGCCTGGTGCTTAACCGTTATGCCAGCGCCTGTCAGCCTGCTGCCATCGAAGGATAA
- a CDS encoding Gfo/Idh/MocA family protein, whose amino-acid sequence MSGFDRRSFLKASVATAAASALAGCAANAGSSALAPKSSGRSVMGLVVPKMAEVRVGLIGVGERGVGFIHHFNNIEGARVTAICDTDPLVIERAKKVMSDAGLAQPGYYSQGKHAYRELLARQDVDIVVIATPWEWHHPMAKEAMLAGKHAFVEVPMGITMEQLWDLVDTAEQTQRNCMMMENVCYGRDELMVLNMVRQGLFGELLHGEAAYIHELRWQMKEIDRKTGSWRTKYHALIDGNLYPTHGLGPVSQYMNINRGDRFDYLTSMSSPSLGRAAYAKREFPADHARNKLNYICGDINTSLIKTVKGRTIMVQHDTTTPRPYSRHNLIQGTNGMFAGFPNRIALEQGGSGSFHHWDQDMTQWYAKYDHPLWLQMGEAAEKNGGHGGMDFLMCWRMIYCLRNGEPLDQDVYDGAAWSAVQPLSAASVADRGNSKDFPDFTRGVWQSAKPLGIVG is encoded by the coding sequence ATGTCTGGTTTTGATCGTCGTTCCTTTTTGAAAGCTTCGGTGGCCACAGCTGCTGCCTCGGCGCTGGCTGGCTGCGCCGCCAATGCCGGTTCATCTGCACTGGCACCCAAGTCCAGTGGCCGCTCTGTCATGGGGCTGGTGGTTCCGAAAATGGCCGAAGTGCGGGTGGGGCTAATCGGCGTCGGTGAGCGAGGTGTTGGGTTTATTCACCATTTCAACAACATAGAAGGTGCCAGGGTAACAGCTATCTGCGATACCGATCCCCTGGTCATAGAACGTGCCAAGAAGGTAATGAGTGACGCAGGCTTGGCCCAGCCCGGTTATTATTCCCAGGGCAAACACGCCTATCGTGAATTGTTGGCACGCCAGGATGTGGACATAGTGGTCATTGCCACACCTTGGGAATGGCACCACCCCATGGCCAAAGAGGCTATGCTGGCCGGCAAACACGCCTTTGTTGAAGTGCCTATGGGGATCACCATGGAGCAGCTCTGGGATCTGGTGGACACAGCCGAGCAAACCCAGCGCAACTGCATGATGATGGAAAACGTCTGCTACGGTCGCGACGAGCTGATGGTGCTCAACATGGTACGCCAGGGGCTGTTCGGTGAACTGCTGCACGGTGAGGCCGCTTATATTCACGAGCTGCGCTGGCAGATGAAGGAGATAGATCGCAAGACGGGCTCCTGGCGCACCAAGTATCACGCCTTGATTGACGGTAACCTGTATCCTACCCATGGTTTGGGGCCTGTGTCCCAGTACATGAATATCAACCGCGGGGACAGGTTCGACTATCTCACTTCCATGAGCTCTCCGTCGCTTGGGCGCGCAGCCTATGCCAAGCGTGAATTCCCCGCCGACCATGCCCGCAACAAGCTCAACTATATCTGCGGCGATATCAATACCAGTCTTATTAAGACGGTTAAAGGCCGAACCATCATGGTGCAACACGACACCACAACGCCGCGTCCTTACAGCCGCCATAACCTGATTCAGGGCACCAATGGGATGTTTGCCGGTTTCCCCAACCGCATAGCACTGGAGCAGGGCGGCAGTGGCAGCTTCCACCATTGGGACCAGGATATGACCCAGTGGTATGCCAAGTATGACCATCCGCTGTGGTTGCAGATGGGCGAGGCGGCCGAAAAGAACGGCGGTCATGGCGGCATGGACTTTTTAATGTGCTGGCGGATGATCTACTGCCTGCGTAACGGCGAGCCGCTGGATCAGGATGTGTATGACGGTGCGGCCTGGTCGGCGGTGCAGCCTCTGTCGGCGGCTTCAGTGGCCGATCGCGGTAACTCCAAGGATTTCCCCGACTTTACCCGTGGCGTGTGGCAGAGCGCCAAACCGCTTGGCATTGTAGGTTGA
- a CDS encoding SIS domain-containing protein: MQVSDLSKTHLYPKSAANPLWQAPESGKWTATEIAQQPTLWRELQADFKHREAQLSAFLNPLLAKDNLRIILTGAGTSAYIGEALAASLQRQLRLPGQRVEALSSTDIVSHPRLHLNPLQPTLIVSYGRSGNSPESLAVMALADELLTDVSHLLLTCNPEGALASYAAEHSHKACLWLMPQDSHDRSFAMTSSFSCMYLATLLLFAEEDKSLSRVLTLTEQLLETRLDGVQQTAGHCCKRIVFLGAGPLKAAAQEAALKYLELTAGIVISSFESPLGFRHGPKSLVNEDTQIVLLGSSEPYARAYDLDLLAELRADKRALDICYLSEEALAQDGQASLEEAWLTLPFIVYCQLLAFYKALELGVSPDNPCPSGQVNRVVQGVKLHSLAVYTRPGSLDNTED; this comes from the coding sequence ATGCAAGTCAGTGACCTATCAAAGACCCACTTGTATCCAAAATCTGCCGCCAACCCGCTTTGGCAAGCGCCGGAGAGTGGCAAATGGACGGCGACCGAGATAGCCCAGCAGCCGACTCTCTGGCGCGAATTACAGGCCGATTTCAAACACAGGGAAGCGCAGCTCAGCGCTTTTCTCAATCCCTTGCTGGCCAAGGACAATCTGCGGATTATTCTCACCGGCGCGGGTACTTCGGCTTATATCGGCGAGGCGTTGGCAGCCTCTTTACAGCGGCAACTCAGATTGCCGGGCCAGAGGGTGGAAGCCTTGTCCAGCACGGATATTGTTTCTCACCCCAGGCTGCATCTCAACCCATTGCAGCCGACTCTGATAGTCTCCTATGGCCGCTCTGGAAACAGCCCTGAATCCCTGGCTGTGATGGCGTTGGCCGATGAGTTGCTGACAGATGTCAGTCATCTGCTGCTGACCTGTAACCCTGAGGGAGCCTTGGCCAGCTATGCGGCCGAACACAGTCACAAGGCTTGTTTGTGGTTGATGCCCCAAGACAGCCACGACCGCAGCTTTGCCATGACCAGCAGCTTCAGTTGTATGTATCTGGCGACCCTGCTGTTGTTTGCCGAGGAAGACAAATCGCTATCCAGGGTGCTGACACTGACGGAGCAACTGCTCGAAACCCGGCTCGACGGGGTGCAGCAAACAGCGGGCCATTGCTGCAAGCGGATAGTGTTTCTCGGCGCTGGGCCACTCAAGGCGGCGGCTCAGGAGGCGGCGCTCAAGTACCTTGAACTGACGGCCGGTATAGTGATCAGCAGTTTTGAGAGTCCGCTGGGGTTTCGTCACGGCCCCAAGTCACTGGTGAATGAAGATACCCAGATAGTGCTGCTCGGCAGCTCTGAGCCCTATGCCAGAGCCTATGATCTGGATCTTCTGGCAGAGCTGCGCGCCGATAAGCGGGCGCTGGATATCTGTTATCTGAGTGAAGAGGCTCTGGCCCAAGATGGTCAGGCCAGTCTGGAAGAGGCTTGGTTGACACTGCCCTTTATTGTTTACTGTCAGCTACTTGCATTTTACAAGGCGTTGGAGCTTGGGGTGTCACCGGATAATCCCTGTCCCAGTGGCCAGGTCAATAGAGTGGTGCAGGGGGTGAAGCTGCATTCGCTTGCGGTTTATACTCGGCCCGGCAGCCTGGATAACACAGAGGATTGA